In Topomyia yanbarensis strain Yona2022 chromosome 2, ASM3024719v1, whole genome shotgun sequence, one DNA window encodes the following:
- the LOC131679865 gene encoding malate dehydrogenase, cytoplasmic, with protein sequence MSEPIRVVVTGAAGQIAYSLLYMIAKGDVFGPNQKLILHLLDIPPMMGVLEGVVMELADCALPLLAGVIPTADPAVGFKDVAAAFLVGAMPRKQGMERKDLLSANVKIFKVQGEALNNNAKKDVKVLVVGNPANTNALVCSHYAPSIPKENFTAMTRLDQNRAQSQIAARLGVGISKVKNIIIWGNHSSTQYPDAKNGTVEIDGSPKSVVEAVANNDYLNAEFVETVQKRGAAVINARKMSSAMSAAKAASDHMRDWFAGTKDGEYVSMGVVSDGSYGIPKDVVFSFPVQIQNGQWKIVQGLSIDDFARGKLDITAKELLEENEEAMAVCASD encoded by the exons ATG TCTGAACCAATCCGTGTGGTAGTAACTGGTGCTGCCGGTCAGATCGCCTACTCGCTGCTGTACATGATTGCCAAGGGAGATGTCTTCGGACCGAATCAGAAGTTGATCTTGCATTTACTGGACATTCCACCGATGATGGGTGTGCTCGAGGGTGTAGTCATGGAATTGGCCGATTGTGCACTACCACTGCTTGCCGGTGTGATTCCAACTGCGGATCCCGCCGTTGGATTCAAGGACGTTGCTGCTGCCTTCCTCGTCGGTGCCATGCCCCGTAAACAAGGCATGGAACGTAAGGATCTACTGTCAGCCAATGTGAAGATTTTCAAGGTTCAGGGTGAAGCGCTCAACAACAATGCCAAGAAG GATGTTAAAGTACTTGTGGTAGGCAATCCGGCGAACACAAATGCACTAGTTTGCTCGCATTATGCACCATCGATTCCAAAGGAGAACTTCACCGCCATGACTCGATTGGATCAGAACCGTGCGCAATCACAGATTGCTGCTCGTTTAGGAGTTGGTATCTCCAAAGTGAAGAACATTATCATCTGGGGCAACCATTCGTCTACGCAGTATCCCGATGCCAAGAACGGTACCGTTGAAATCGACGGGTCCCCGAAAAGTGTTGTCGAAGCCGTCGCTAATAACGACTACTTGAATGCGGAGTTCGTAGAGACCGTGCAGAAGCGTGGAGCAGCGGTTATCAACGCTCGCAAAATGTCCTCTGCCATGTCTGCAGCTAAGGCGGCCAGTGACCACATGCGTGACTGGTTTGCCGGTACCAAAGATGGCGAATACGTGTCGATGGGTGTTGTGTCCGATGGCAGCTACGGAATTCCCAAGGACGTTGTCTTCTCGTTTCCTGTGCAGATTCAGAACGGTCAGTGGAAGATCGTTCAGGGTTTGAGCATTGACGATTTTGCCCGTGGCAAGCTGGATATAACGGCCAAGGAGCTGTTGGAGGAAAACGAAGAAGCCATGGCTGTTTGTGCCTCAGATTGA